GAGATGAACCTGAACATTTCAATACCAGCCATTGTATCCTCAGAAGGTTATATGCTTTTTTTTGATAGCCAGTGGCCCGGAAGGTTTGACCTTGGCGCCACCAATCCTTCTGTCCTCGATTTCTCAAATGAAGCTTCCCCCATGCCGTATTTTTATATCTCCGGAGATTCCTTTGATGACCTGTTGGATGAATATACACTTTTGACGGGTCGTCAGCCATTGCCACCATTGTGGGCATTGGGATATTTACAGTCGCGTTATGGATATGAAAACGAAGGAGAAGCACGTTCGGTGGTGGATCAAATGAGAGCAGAAGGCTTTCCCATGGATGCGATCATTCTCGACCTATACTGGTATGGCGGTACCTCTCAAATGTGCAACATGACATGGGATATTAGCCGCTGGCCAAATCCGGTCACTATGATCAGCGACTTCAAACAGGAAGGTATTAAGACTATTCTTGTTTCAGAGCCCTACTATACGCTTGAAAGTACCTGGTACCCGTTTCTGAATGCCAATCACTATCTTTGCACAAATACAACGGGTAGCACTTATATTTTGGATGATTTCTGGACCGGTCCCTCTGCCCTGCTTGACCTCACAATTCCTGCAGCACGGAACTGGATGTGGAATTTTTACAGAGCCAGGATCAACGAAGGTGTGGAGGGTTGGTGGTGCGACCTGGGAGAACCGGAATCGCATCCCGATGACATGTTACACAAGCAAGGACCGGCAAGAGAATTCCATAATGTCTATTCCCTTATGTGGGCTCAGAATATCTATGAAGGGTACGTGGAAGAATATCCGGATAAGCGATTATTCAATCTGATCCGCTCTGGATATAGCGGAATGCAGCGTTACAGCACATTTCCGTGGTCGGGCGATGTGCAAAAAAGCTGGGACGGACTGCAGGCACAGATCCCTGTCATGCTGGGTATGGGGATGAACGGTGCAGCTTATATGGCTTCCGACCTGGGTGGCTTTGCAGGATCGGAACAAGATAATGAGTTATATACACGCTGGATGCAGTTCGGAACTTTTTGCCCTGTCATGAGGGCACATGGCTCTGGGGTTCCAACAGAACCTGTCTTTTATCCACAACCCTATAAAAACATTCTCCGGAATTTTATCAGACTGCGATATCAATTGCTGCCCTATAATTATACCATTGCATGGAAAAACAGCACAACGGGGCGGCCCCTGGCAATGCCAATGAACTACTTTGATCCCGGTAATCCCGTTCTGGGAAATATCAACGACCAGTATTTCTGGGGAGAAAATATACTGGTGGCACCGGTAATGGAAAGCGATCAGACATCCAGAGAGGTGTCAGTCCCGGAAGGTGTCTGGATCGATTTCTGGACGGAAGCAAGATATACCGGTGAAGATTTTTATACAATCAATTCTCCGATCGAAAGGATCCCTGTACTCATCAAAGCAGGCAGCTTCATTCCTGTGACCGCTCCGGCAATATCCACTGACTATTACAATTCAGATACGCTTGCAATTTGGTATTACCCCGACAAAGATGTGAATACATCAACGGATGTGCTTTATCTGGATGACGGGGTGACAAGGGATGCCTATCTAAATGGGGCTTGGCAGATATTCTCCTTTAGTGGTGATGTGACAGAAAACCAGGTTTCAATTCTTATCGAAAAAAATGGACCCGGATATACAGGTGCTCCGGAACAAAGGGAGATGATCTTTGATATTAAACGAATAAGTAAAAATCCGGATGAAGTTAAGGTCAATGGTGAGAGTATTACTGTCGTCAGTACACTGGAAGAATTTTTTAATTTGCCCGAGGCAGCTTATACAGATCAGTCTGAAAATACGCTAAAGGTTCATTTCCAGTTTTCAGGTGAGCAGGCACAAGTGGTGATAACCGGAGGAAATCTGGGCACAGAAAATAAATACATCGGTGAACAAGCATCATTCATTCTCTACGATCCTTCCCCAAATCCATTCACAAATGAAACAATCATCCGATTTGACGCCAGGGAGCACAGTACTTTTATAGTTGAAATTCAAAATATTGAGGGAAAGAGAGTGCTGAAAAAAGGAATTAATGTGAAGCATACCGGCATTAATGAATATAAATGGAATGGCAAAGATGAAGATGGAATTGAGATGGGAGCAGGAATCTATTTTGTTTCAGTGATTGATTCAGATAATCAGCGCCAAACAAAAAAGCTCATAAAACTGGAATAATTTATTGATACGGATGACATCTTTCGAAAAAGATGGCATCCGTGCTTTCTTAGAAATGCCACCTAAAAAAAGTCAAAAAATCAGAGGCAACTTGCCGGCATGTTGCCCCTATTTTTCATAAAAAAAGCCGGTACCAATTTAAGTGCTGGTTTATCCTTGGAAGGGTCTACACCATACATAATCCATTGGTTTTATTTAAATTAGGATTTTTCTAAAATAATTAGTAATATTGCTGTTAGCAGATAGTTGGTGCCCATTATCAAAAAAAAGTGATTTACGCAATTGATAAAATAGGAAATAAAGTTCGTGCGTATCCACAAGGACGAGCATTGTGTCCTAATCCCTCTTGTAGATCAAATCTTATAGCAAAATGTGGTGAATTTAATATTTGGCATTGGGCTCATGAAAACAATTCTGATTGTGATTCATGGAATTATGAACCGATGACTGAATGGCACATTTCCTGGCAAGAAAATTTTCCACATGAACGGACAGATGTGTTTGTTAGAAAAGGTAATGAATATCATCTTGCTGATATAGTTTGTAAAGATAATTTAGTGATTGAAATTCAAAATTCTCAAATATCTTCAACTGAGGTTCGAAAAAGGGAGAGCTTTTATGGCAAAATGATTTGGGTAATTAACTCAAAAGAGTTTAAACATAATTTTATCTTAAAAGATTTCGGATTTGAGTTTGTTGATGAGATTTGGTTTAAGCATATAATTCCTTATCACGAAGGGGATCTGGATTTTGCCATCATTATACCTGAAGATGATAACGGATCAATATTAGAATCAGTTCAGATGAATAACTACAAGAAATTTTTCGATAAAGGGAAAGGAAAAGAATTCTGGGCACGAAAAAGAAATGGACCTGATCCAAAACTTCCACTTGAAATTCAAAATAGTTTTAGAGGTTATCTACTTGATCAACGGATTAAAAAATATTGCAAACCGACAAAAAATCATGGTACTTCTTTCCGTTGGAAAACAATGAGAAAGTCATG
The sequence above is a segment of the Bacteroidota bacterium genome. Coding sequences within it:
- a CDS encoding T9SS type A sorting domain-containing protein translates to MKTVLLIFFIFSFSITESQILTVLPEFPVNTDYIEIIYNASLGNGNLAGYNGDVYAHTGLITTESVDWHDWKHVVGNWGQPDPKVLMEKIGENLYKISYQILSFYNFNPEEETALQIAFVFRNADGSLIGTNADGTDIIYSINLTPVGEYLSHSWDGHRLVITASNGQMELLPYTANVLRVTFIPEGTAFNDTSYSVILESQSTSQMLEDHTGYLLFSYGEKDVIVTKHPLRLSFLENNEPLLSDELGIYTRFGREGVRFNLHDEEKLYGCGSRALPVNRRGFVLENYNQPHYGYSYGEMNLNISIPAIVSSEGYMLFFDSQWPGRFDLGATNPSVLDFSNEASPMPYFYISGDSFDDLLDEYTLLTGRQPLPPLWALGYLQSRYGYENEGEARSVVDQMRAEGFPMDAIILDLYWYGGTSQMCNMTWDISRWPNPVTMISDFKQEGIKTILVSEPYYTLESTWYPFLNANHYLCTNTTGSTYILDDFWTGPSALLDLTIPAARNWMWNFYRARINEGVEGWWCDLGEPESHPDDMLHKQGPAREFHNVYSLMWAQNIYEGYVEEYPDKRLFNLIRSGYSGMQRYSTFPWSGDVQKSWDGLQAQIPVMLGMGMNGAAYMASDLGGFAGSEQDNELYTRWMQFGTFCPVMRAHGSGVPTEPVFYPQPYKNILRNFIRLRYQLLPYNYTIAWKNSTTGRPLAMPMNYFDPGNPVLGNINDQYFWGENILVAPVMESDQTSREVSVPEGVWIDFWTEARYTGEDFYTINSPIERIPVLIKAGSFIPVTAPAISTDYYNSDTLAIWYYPDKDVNTSTDVLYLDDGVTRDAYLNGAWQIFSFSGDVTENQVSILIEKNGPGYTGAPEQREMIFDIKRISKNPDEVKVNGESITVVSTLEEFFNLPEAAYTDQSENTLKVHFQFSGEQAQVVITGGNLGTENKYIGEQASFILYDPSPNPFTNETIIRFDAREHSTFIVEIQNIEGKRVLKKGINVKHTGINEYKWNGKDEDGIEMGAGIYFVSVIDSDNQRQTKKLIKLE
- a CDS encoding competence protein CoiA family protein, translated to MIYAIDKIGNKVRAYPQGRALCPNPSCRSNLIAKCGEFNIWHWAHENNSDCDSWNYEPMTEWHISWQENFPHERTDVFVRKGNEYHLADIVCKDNLVIEIQNSQISSTEVRKRESFYGKMIWVINSKEFKHNFILKDFGFEFVDEIWFKHIIPYHEGDLDFAIIIPEDDNGSILESVQMNNYKKFFDKGKGKEFWARKRNGPDPKLPLEIQNSFRGYLLDQRIKKYCKPTKNHGTSFRWKTMRKSWSITKMPKFIDLNNGFLFLIKTLHSNGNGFGLIISKSTFLNKYQ